CCataattttctctttcttttcacTATTTTCTCTCCCTTCCACAAAATTCAATCACTAATAAAATGAACGGCTTTAAACGTGAAGCATTCATGAGTCATTTTTATACttcatatataataataatactatataatatttaaacaactACAATGTGCtctaaatatataatatttttatacaaTAAATATGTGGtatattttatattataaaatTTAATACTCCGAATATACGTCATATATATTTATCATATTGAGAAAAAGaattatatactatgtatatccaaataaaataaaattttatactaataatatttaatttatactTCATAATATACTTATCAAATAAATATTAATGTATTATACAAATTATATAATTTGTATAATATCTAAATATTATAAATATCACTTATTCATCCAAGTATGCACTATTATACGAGCATTCACGTTTATCAATAAAATATAGTTATACCACCAAATAAAACGTTACCAATTGAAATAGAGAGAAAGTACCAATAAAATCATAATTAATGACAATTTCATTATTAGATGTGAAATTCAAACCTTTTGGTTTTATATTTAAGGAAATGAGCACTTCAGAGCGTGATTGTAGGTAAGGGTATAAAGCTTTCTACtagaaatataattatttagttGTTTTGAATGCAAAATATCTATTGTTGCTATGTTTGTgaatatttttcttaaattttgtctATTTATGTTTTTTGCCCTCTTAATCTTTGGGTCTACTTCTGCCCTGACTGGGATTTCTCTAAGGTCGTATGAATTTAATTGGAAAACTAAATAGCATAGTTGCTCTCTAAATAATGAGtaagttatatatttatttagtcagtaaaaaataattatattttcacacatatatatatatatatatatatatatatatatatatatatatagagagagagagagagagagagagagagagaaatatgtataaaatatatatattatatgtataatatATTACTGTACAAAAAACATCAATGCGTCAACTATTATTTTTGGGAGCGGCTATATTGCGTAGTTTTACTAAAAATAATAGCTGAAAGAATATATAGTTATTATATATCAAtgtaatatatataatttttatttatttagctAGTAAATACAATTATTTTTATCGCGCGGCCAAATATCTATCTTACCCAATTTAATGCTGTTACAATTGAAAGTGCCTGTTGACGGAAGTTCTGAATAAATAGTAACACTATGTAAATTCTAGATTTTTCGTAGTACAGTAAAGGGAAACAATTGGAGACAGTGTTATAACTTTATTCTTTGTCAATGAATACACTTGAGTATCTTTAATGATACAAAGTAATGCCcatcatttttaaaaaattaccaAAGTCAAATTGATAGGAAATAGCTGGTATTAAATACATTATTCACTTCGCTATTGTCCAAAAAATAATAATCATTAAACAAGTGAATATTAGGATAGCACCTGAAAATTATGCTTATTAGCAGTTTATTTAATATAGTGAACTAAACCTTTTGCGAATGTTTTATGTTTCGGTTAAATATGTGATCTTTCATCGATGGTCCAgtgtttaatatttttatttattttccccTCTTGAACATAATTAATAGGAAGAAGGGAATATGTAATTATGCAACAATGTTCAAAAAGCCAGTAATATTCAAATTCGTAATATCATTCAGAAGATTCATCCCTTAACTAACAAAAAGATCTTAGCAGAATTGTTACACATATGAAATTGAGTACATTTTttgcaaacaaaaaaaaaatcatttatttCTCGAAAAGACATAAAAAATATGTtcaatgttataaaataaaaactgtaaagtaaataaatcgaagacaagtatagagagagattgatatattattcaacttcaaactcatgtacataatgaactgaaatctcttatatttatagaagaaaggaagttgctactacaagttgctgtgtaagctgctactgcaagttgctgtgtaagctgcttgtaagctccTACGGCAAGCTGATGTGTAAACTTCTTGTAAGATGTTATTGTACCagttatagataatcttctaaaGAAGTAATATTTATCCACAACGGAGTGTCGAAATGATAAGCTTCTTCAAGAaatttatttccaatagagtactaaatatataaacatatttacggcggaatCCAATATGAATAAGCTtattcaggaagcttatttacaactgaggcacatccataatataatatatttataacattcAATTTCAATCTTAGATTGGTTGATTGTCAAAGCCTTCTATAATATGTTGGAGGAGATTGATTGGACTGTATATCGTTCCatatttcgttttttttttttttaaaattgaattCTCTAAAACTTAAATATAAGTATCACTTGAGTAAATCTAAAATTCTAGTATCAACGCTCAAATTGTAACATCTTAATCATGAAGTTATTCTTTTGGAATCAGTATTTTGTTTAGTAGTATAAAGtatagaaaaagaagaaaatatgctgaaaaaatgaaaagagaaggaggaccaataaaattaaaaattggGAGAAATGGAAAATTACTTTCTTGGATCCTGAGACTGCTAGAGACATTGCCACTATTATTGCCAAAAATCAATATCATTCTGTTTGGGATggttaaagaaaaagaaaacaaggaatgatgaaaaagtggtgcctagataaaacaaaaaagagaaggagaaaataaatcaaagaaaaatcaaaaagtaTTGCAACAGAGCAGacaaaggagaaaagaaaatacTAAGAAATAAAGATGTGAGGCAcaaaaagcaaaagaaaacaGAGAAATAGACTTGTTAGCTTTACCAAATGGTGATGAATTGTGTGAATAGAAGCATGGGAGTTACATAAAGAAGTAACAACAAAAAACTTAGAGGAAGAGGAAAAATTGGTATTGTTGAATTTGAGGTATTGGAATTTGAGTTTAAATCCTATACACTAATAGTGTAAAAGAATTTGTACATTATTAGATTatttaaaagataattatatataGTCGTCTATTATAAATAAGATTAGTGACCcacaaataacaataacaacatagtCAGTGTAATCCTACtatataacaataacaacatagtTAGTGTAATCCTACtatataacaataacaatatagtcagtgtaatcccacaaatgAGATCTGGGAAAGAGAATGTGTATGCAGACTTTACCCCGACATTGTAcagataaagaaaatatttttcatagaCCCTACAAATATAAACACAACAATTTAGAACAAGTGATgcaggaatcaagaagggaaacaTGCAGAAACAATAGTAATCTAATAATATATTAAAGCAGAAGTAGCATCAGGAAGTAATTGAAAACTAAGAAAAAGAAACCATAATAGTAAAGCTACTGGTATgggaagaaaaaggaaaaaataataatttttttacacTATCACTATATACAAGTCAAATCCTTTGAATTTTACATAtgactctttttcttttcttttcctttcctttccCCCTCTCTACTCAGACAAACAAAACAAACTAGGTAACTAATCATCATGAAACATCCTCTATATCCAACACTAAGAAAAAGCAATTCTAACCAACAAAACATTACTTCCCTTAAATTTACCACTCTTTACAAAGCCTATTTCTCAACCATTTCCTACACAAACACAACCCCAAAACCATGAACCATTTCCTTTCTCTCTTTCTCACTACATCTTTCTCAATTCTCTTCTTTCTCACAAAAATTCCACTTGTTTTGTCCATTACCACCACCTCTACTTCAAATCTTTCAATTCAACTCATTTCTCTTTTGTCCTTAAAATCTTCTTTTCAAGATCCTAACAATACATTCCAAGATTGGAATCCCACAACCACCTTCTCAAAATTTAGTTTTCAACCCTTTTGGTGTTCATGGTCTGGCATTAAATGTGACACAAAAACAAGCCAAATTACAACACTTAATCTCTCAAGAAGAAATCTTTCTGGTAAAATTCCACAAGATATTAGATTCTTGGTACATTTACACCACTTAAATTTAAGTGGAAATTCTTTTGATGGTCCTCTACAAACAATTATTTTCCAATTTCCTTTCCTTAGGACACTTGACATTAGTCACAACTCTTTTAATTCAACATTTCCACTTGGCATTACTAAGCTCAAATCTCTCTCACATTTAAATGCCTATAGCAATAGCATCACTGGCCCTTTGCCACAAGAAATTGTTCAACTTCAAAATCTTGAGTACTTAAATCTTGGTGGAAGTTACTTTGATGGTGAAATTCCAACaagttttggaaatttcaaaaaattgaaatttttacACTTGGCTGGAAATTTACTGTGTGGTAAAATCCCACTTGAGTTAAGTTTCTTGAACCAACTTGAACATATAGAAATTGGATACAACAATTACACTGGCAATATTCCTTCTGAAATTTCCTCTTTATCAAATTTGGCCTATTTAGACATTTCTCAAGCTAATCTCTCTGGTGAAATTCCATTTCAATTAGGAAACTTGAAAAATCTTGAATTTTTACTTCTTTTCAAGAACCATTTTATTGGCAAAATTCCTCAGAGTTTTTCCAAACTGACATTGCTGAAATCACTGGATTTATCAGATAATCATCTCTTTGGCACAATTCCAACTGGATTTTCAGAATTAAAGGAGCTGAATATGTTATATTTGATGAACAATAATTTAACAGGTGAAATACCACAAGGAATTGGTGAGCTACCAAATCTTGAATTATTATCTCTTTGGAATAATTCACTCACTGGAATTTTACCACAAAAATTAGGATCAAATGCAAAGTTACAAAAACTTGATGTCTCTTCAAATTCTTTGTATGGTCCCATTCCACCAAATCTTTGTCTTAGCAACAAGTTAGTTAAACTCATCCTTTTTTCAAACCAGTTCAGTGGTAAGATTCCTTCATCCTTAGCAAATTGCACAGCATTATCGCGGTTGAGAATTCAAGACAACAAAATCAACGGCTCGATTCCTTTAGGATTCGGGTTTTTGCCAAATTTCACATACATGGATATCAGCAAGAACAATTTTTCAGGTACAATTCCAAAAGATTTTGGAAATGCCGTGAAAATGGAGTACTTGAACATATCTGAGAATTCATTTAACAGCGAGTTGCCTGAAAATATTTGGAAAGCGCAGAGTTTACAGATATTCTCCGCAAGTTACAGTGGACTTATTGGAAAGCTTCCTGATTTTAAAGGGTGTGAAAATTTGTACAAAATTGAGATTGAAGGAAATAATCTCAATGGTAGTATTCCATGGGATATTGAACATTGTGAAAAGCTAATTTCGTTAAATTTTCGACGAAACTCGCTTACTGGAATCATTCCCTGGGAAATATCTGCAATTCCTTCAATAACAGACGTTGATTTGTCACATAATTTTCTCACTGGGACAATTCCTTCAAATTTTGGCAAGTCTAGTACATTGGAACATTTTAACGTGTCATATAATCAATTAACAGGTCCATTGCCTTCTTCAGGATCAATATTTTCTACATTTCATCCGTCGTCGTTCATTGGAAACGAAGATCTTTGtggtattattatacataaaccGTGTAGGACGGACAGACTCAACGACGGGGAAATAGAAATTCGGCGACAACCCAAACAAACGGGCGCCGGTGCAATAATCTGGATTGGGGTTGTAGCATTTGGAGTAGTATTGTGTTTCCTCTTTGTGGGTGTCCGATGTTTCTATTTGAATTATAGCCAAAGATTTTCAAGTGATAAGGTAATTGGACCGTGGAAATTAACAGCATTTAAAAGGTTAAATTTCACGGCAGATGATGTCCTGGAAAGCATAACAACCACAGACAAGATACTAGGAATGGGATCTGCAGGTAagaaacatcctaaatattacGTCTTTGTCTCAATTTATGTGATGCAGCTCCGATTTCAAAAGtcaaatgagattatttttttgTCGCAAGCTTTTGATATGCATTTTTAATATTctgaattgtcaaaatactgtgACCTGAAGAACTTTTTATATAGTTTCcaaatatgtatttttatttcaaaaaaactTTAGTCGTTTTGTCATAAAAACtgtaaatttttttaaaatataatatttggagttaagttgaaaaatagtatttggaatttgaaattatgtttggacttgtatttcacttgaaaaaatattgcagttttgtgagttgggaaaaaaaaaattcaatttttaaaaaaagtgGGCTTTTGTAAAACTCATTTTCTTAAAATCttcaaaaacttacaaaatttcatTTTCAAGAAGTTTGACTCTCGAAATCCGAACTACATCAATAATAACTCAGAACGTTGATTCATCTTGATCTGCCTCAGGTACAGTGTACAAGGCAAAAATGCCAGGTGGCGACATCATAGCGGTGAAGAAGCTATGGGGGAAGCAGGTGAAGGAGACAATAAGGAAAAGAAGGGGTGTATTAGCTGAGGTTGATGTCTTAGGCAACGTAAGACATAGGAACATTGTGAGACTATTAGGTTGTTGCAGTAACAATGAGTGTACCATGTTGTTGTATGAGTATATGCCTAATGGAAACCTAGATGACTTGTTGCATGGCAAGAACAAAGATACAAATTTGGTGGCTGATTGGTCTACTAGGTACAATTTTTCTTCACTTCAAATTTATTTGGTAATGATAATGACGTGAGTTGAGTCAATGGTCTATTGAAAACAGTTTATCTACCTCACATAAGGTAGAGGTAAGATATCAGCGTACTCTATCCTCCATATACCCCACTTGTAAAATCATACTCAAGTGACACCGCTTCGTCGAATTTTCTCCCGTAATTTATATGTAATTATTGGGTATAAATATAAAAGTGATACCGTTTGCCATTACAATAAATTattccttttttatttcttcaaatATTTACATCGTTTACGAAAATTCCTGCATACGCCACTGATCATATtatatatgtttttattattttaatgacGTGAGTTGAACTTATACGAAGAAGTATTGAAACTTCATATTGCGGACCTCGATATTTGAATCTAAAACATAGTTATTGTTGTTTGATTTACTAGGTACAAAATTGCACTAGGGGTGGCACAAGGAATTTGCTACTTACATCATGATTGTGATCCTGTAATTGTTCATCGTGATCTAAAACCTAGTAATATTCTTTTGGATGGAGAAATGGAAGCTAGAGTTGCTGATTTTGGAGTTGCTAAATTGATTCAGTGTGATGAATCTATGTCCGTTATTGCTGGATCTTATGGCTACATTGCACCTGGTAAGTTTTTTAATCCCTTTAATTTTAAAGGATTATTCTCAGGGAATCAGTTCAACAGTCAAGAGAATACAATTTGAACCACAACACATAAATTCGAAATCTAATTTGTCTAGTGTGTGTTTGGTACGATCGAAAATCTTTTTTCCATAGAAAATCTTTTCTCCAAAAAATGTTTTCAATGAGGTAATCACAAATATCATAAAATGTTACTAACAAAGGTTGTGGGTGTTAAGTACTTTTTTATCATTAATCATTGATCAGAGATCTAGTGTTCGAGTCTTGAGTATGTAGTCGTCTTTGTTAGGGAGTTATTTACCTTCCAATGTAGTACTTTCTGGTGCGAATCCGAATTTAATGGggtaataatttatatataccgGATTTTCCTTTCTATTAGGCGGAACTCGAACATCATTTTTCTAATCATATTTAGTTCTCAAAAATATCTATCATAAAAATGACATTCTTAAAAAATGACTTCCATTATGAAAATACACCTTATATGATCAGCAAAATCTGATTAAATTTTCTGTCCCTATTGACTATGTAAAAGAAAATTTGGAATGTCCAACGTATCTTATTTTATGCTTGGTTTGTGCTTTTTCTGTTGTGTAATGTTTATCCAAAAATCTATCGCATCCTGTCGGTTTAGTTCGTTCTGTAGGGTGACGAAAAGGGGTCACTTACGTGCTTAACGTGGTGTCATGTCATAAAATACTGTATTTGGTGAACATATCTATCTTCATCGTTTCCATccacttttttttttctctaatcAGTTTTCAAAtcgataattaaaaaataattattattttactGTAACacgaaaagtttcagcataatatactggagattggtgtatgaacttccagtatattatgttgaacCAGTATATTATAccagaactccagtatattatgctggaagttcacatataaaaaaaaattaaactctaTTATATTATGGCAGAATATTTTctggattttgaacagtattttcgttcagatttatctttctATGAAattggctaaatttcgattacttttaaaattgtgtctatttttcaattactactTGTAAATcttgctatttttgaatttttttcctttttttcttttctttcataaCCGTAATATTTGTGCTAGTTTGCTCGAATATTTTGCTCCATCAAAATTTAGGTAGAGGCAAAAAAATTACTTAGCTTCTACTGatatttgaatttaaaatttcataccaaCACTT
This sequence is a window from Nicotiana tomentosiformis chromosome 5, ASM39032v3, whole genome shotgun sequence. Protein-coding genes within it:
- the LOC104106374 gene encoding leucine-rich repeat receptor-like protein kinase TDR; translation: MNHFLSLFLTTSFSILFFLTKIPLVLSITTTSTSNLSIQLISLLSLKSSFQDPNNTFQDWNPTTTFSKFSFQPFWCSWSGIKCDTKTSQITTLNLSRRNLSGKIPQDIRFLVHLHHLNLSGNSFDGPLQTIIFQFPFLRTLDISHNSFNSTFPLGITKLKSLSHLNAYSNSITGPLPQEIVQLQNLEYLNLGGSYFDGEIPTSFGNFKKLKFLHLAGNLLCGKIPLELSFLNQLEHIEIGYNNYTGNIPSEISSLSNLAYLDISQANLSGEIPFQLGNLKNLEFLLLFKNHFIGKIPQSFSKLTLLKSLDLSDNHLFGTIPTGFSELKELNMLYLMNNNLTGEIPQGIGELPNLELLSLWNNSLTGILPQKLGSNAKLQKLDVSSNSLYGPIPPNLCLSNKLVKLILFSNQFSGKIPSSLANCTALSRLRIQDNKINGSIPLGFGFLPNFTYMDISKNNFSGTIPKDFGNAVKMEYLNISENSFNSELPENIWKAQSLQIFSASYSGLIGKLPDFKGCENLYKIEIEGNNLNGSIPWDIEHCEKLISLNFRRNSLTGIIPWEISAIPSITDVDLSHNFLTGTIPSNFGKSSTLEHFNVSYNQLTGPLPSSGSIFSTFHPSSFIGNEDLCGIIIHKPCRTDRLNDGEIEIRRQPKQTGAGAIIWIGVVAFGVVLCFLFVGVRCFYLNYSQRFSSDKVIGPWKLTAFKRLNFTADDVLESITTTDKILGMGSAGTVYKAKMPGGDIIAVKKLWGKQVKETIRKRRGVLAEVDVLGNVRHRNIVRLLGCCSNNECTMLLYEYMPNGNLDDLLHGKNKDTNLVADWSTRYKIALGVAQGICYLHHDCDPVIVHRDLKPSNILLDGEMEARVADFGVAKLIQCDESMSVIAGSYGYIAPEYAYTLQVDEKSDIYSYGVVLMEILSGKRSVDPEFGDGNSLVDWVRSKMKNKNGINSVLDKSAGASCPRVREEMMLLLRISLLCSSRNPADRPSMRDVVSMLHEAKPERKLSTNGGGSATAAFSLAQKTNVEC